The following proteins come from a genomic window of Populus nigra chromosome 6, ddPopNigr1.1, whole genome shotgun sequence:
- the LOC133697611 gene encoding 26S proteasome regulatory subunit 8 homolog A-like — protein MATVGVERKQQQQTESTMTMIAEEGCSAKTGAARQGEGLKQYYLQHIHELQLLVRQKSHNLNRLEAQRNGLNSRVRMLREESQLLQEPGSYVGEVVKVMGKNKVLVKVHPEGKYVVDIDKSIDITKITPSTRVALRNDSYVLHLILPSKVDPLVNLMKVEKVPDSTYDMIGGLDQQIKEIKEVIELPIKHPELFESLGIAQPKGVLLYGPPGTGKTLLARAVAHHTDCTFIRVSGSELVQKYIGEGSRMVRELFVMAREHAPSIIFMDEIDSIGSARMESGSGNGDSEVQRTMLELLNQLDGFEASNKIKVLMATNRIDILDQALLRPGRIDRKIEFPNPNVDSRFDIVKIHSRRMNLMRGIDMKKIAEKMNGASGAELKAVCTEAGMFALRERRVHVTQEDFEMAVAKVMKKETEKNMSLRKLWK, from the exons ATGGCAACTGTAGGAGTGGAGAGGAAGCAACAGCAGCAAACAGAATCAACGATGACGATGATAGCGGAGGAGGGCTGCTCGGCGAAAACGGGAGCGGCGAGGCAAGGAGAGGGTTTGAAGCAGTACTATCTCCAACACATCCATGAGCTTCAGCTCCTTGTCCGCCAAAAATCCCACAATCTTAATCGCCTCGAAGCGCAACGCAATGGCCTTAATTCCAGAG TGAGGATGCTTAGAGAAGAGTCGCAGCTACTTCAAGAGCCTGGGTCATATGTTGGTGAAGTTGTCAAAGTAATGGGGAAGAACAAGGTGTTAGTTAAG GTTCATCCAGAGGGGAAGTATGTTGTTGATATTGATAAAAGTATTGATATCACAAAGATCACTCCATCAACAAGGGTTGCCCTTCGCAATGACAGCTATGTTCTTCACTTGATCTTGCCAAGCAAAGTGGATCCTTTGGTCAACCTCATGAAGGTTGAAAAAGTTCCAGATTCCACCTATGACATGATCGGTGGTCTTGATCAACAAATTAAAGAGATTAAGGAG GTCATTGAACTTCCAATCAAACACCCTGAATTGTTTGAGAGTCTTGGAATTGCTCAACCAAAG GGTGTTCTCCTTTATGGACCTCCTGGCACAGGAAAAACTCTACTGGCCAGGGCAGTGGCTCATCACACTGACTGTACTTTCATCAGGGTTTCTGGTTCTGAATTAGTTCAGAAATACATTGGAGAAGGCTCTAGAATGGTCAGAGAGCTTTTTGTTATGGCAAG AGAGCATgctccatcaatcattttcatggATGAAATTGATAGTATTGGATCCGCTCGAATGGAATCTGGCAGTGGCAATGGTGACAGTGAGGTGCAGCGTACTATGCTGGAGCTCCTCAATCAGCTAGATGGATTTGAAGCATCAAACAAGATCAAG GTTTTGATGGCTACAAATCGGATTGATATTCTGGATCAAGCTCTCCTTAGGCCAGGAAGAATTGACAGGAAGATTGAATTTCCAAATCCCAACGTGGAt TCACGTTTTGATATCGTGAAAATCCATTCAAGAAGGATGAATTTAATGCGTGGGATTGATATGAAGAAGATAGCTGAGAAGATGAATGGGGCATCTGGTGCAGAGCTCAAG GCGGTGTGCACTGAGGCTGGAATGTTCGCTCTAAGAGAGAGAAGGGTCCATGTTACACAAGAAGATTTTGAGATGGCTGTAGCAAAGGTCATGAAGAAGGAGACGGAGAAGAACATGTCATTGCGGAAGCTCTGGAAATAA
- the LOC133696354 gene encoding putative pentatricopeptide repeat-containing protein At2g02150 codes for MKHIEAAISFLFKMLNSLRNLGSSLARRVSPPCNHHLSSIFSSPSTTTTRACLISCCFTGVLCILRFPFVTKSNSNPTNFFDVLDKVSMTKIIQQDQWNDPRVAGSIQSSLAPIWVSRVLVEFKQDPKLALKFFKWAKTRVGFRHTTESYCILVHILFYSRMYFHANNILKELVLSSWVLPGSDVFEILWTTRNVCVPGFGVFDALFSVLVELGMLEAAGQCFLRMTKFRVLPKARSCNAFLHRLSKAGEGDLSRDFFRDMVGAGIAPTVFTYNIMIGHVCKEGDMLTARSLFEQMKKMGLTPDIVTYNTLIDGYGKIGLLDESVCLFEEMKFMGCEPDVITYNALINSFCKFKGMPRAFEFFREMKDKDLKPNVISYSTLIDALCKEGMMQMAIKFFVDMTRVGLLPNEFTYSSLIDANCKAGNLGEAFMLADEMLQEHVDLNIVTYTTLLDGLCEEGMMNEAEELFRAMGKAGVTPNLQAYTALIHGHIKVRSMDKAMELFNEMREKDIKPDILLWGTIVWGLCSERKLEECKIIMTEMKESGIGANPVIYTTLMDAYFKAGNRTEAINLLEEMRDLGTEVTVVTFCALIDGLCKRGLVQEAIYYFGRMPDHDLQPNVAVYTALIDGLCKNNCIGDAKKLFDEMQDKNMIPDKIAYTAMIDGNLKHGNFQEALNMRNKMMEMGIELDLYAYTSLVWGLSQCGQVQQARKFLAEMIGKGIIPDETLCTRLLRKHYELGNIDEAIELQNELVEKGLIHGNSNPAVPNIQTRDDLDFSNFRK; via the coding sequence ATGAAGCATATTGAAGCAGCTATCAGTTTCCTCTTCAAAATGTTAAATTCTCTCCGCAATTTGGGTAGCAGTTTAGCTCGAAGAGTAAGCCCTCCTTGTAATCATCACCTCTCTTCCATTTTCTCTTCACCTTCAACAACAACTACACGTGCTTGTTTAATATCTTGCTGCTTCACTGGCGTCCTTTGCATACTCAGGTTCCCATTTGTAACCAAATCAAACTCAAACCCCAccaatttttttgatgttttagacAAAGTTTCAATGACTAAAATCATTCAACAAGACCAATGGAATGACCCAAGAGTCGCTGGTTCAATTCAGTCTTCCTTAGCCCCAATATGGGTGTCTCGGGTTTTGGTTGAATTCAAACAAGATCCAAAATTGGCTTTGAAATTCTTCAAATGGGCTAAAACCCGAGTTGGGTTTCGCCACACTACTGAATCCTATTGTATATTAGTGcacattttgttttattctagAATGTACTTTCATGCTAATAATATTCTGAAAGAATTGGTTTTATCCAGCTGGGTTTTGCCGGGCTctgatgtttttgaaattttatggaCTACGAGGAATGTTTGTGTTCCGGGGTTTGGTGTTTTTGATGCTTTGTTTAGTGTTTTGGTTGAACTAGGAATGCTTGAGGCTGCTGGTCAGTGTTTTTTGAGGATGACCAAGTTTAGGGTGTTGCCAAAGGCACGGTCTTGTAATGCCTTTTTGCATAGGCTGTCAAAGGCAGGGGAAGGGGACTTATCAAGGGATTTTTTTAGGGACATGGTTGGGGCTGGTATTGCCCCAACGGTatttacatataatattatGATAGGTCATGTGTGCAAAGAAGGGGATATGCTGACTGCTAGAAGCTTGTTTGAACAGATGAAAAAGATGGGGTTAACGCCAGATATTGTTACATATAACACACTTATTGATGGATATGGTAAGATTGGGTTGCTGGATGAATCTGTTTGCTTATTTGAAGAAATGAAGTTCATGGGTTGTGAACCCGATGTAATAACCTACAATGCCTTGATTAACTCTTTCTGTAAATTTAAAGGAATGCCTAgagcttttgaattttttcgTGAGATGAAGGATAAAGATTTGAAACCAAATGTCATATCTTATAGCACATTAATCGATGCTTTATGCAAGGAGGGGATGATGCAAAtggcaattaaattttttgtggATATGACCCGTGTTGGTTTGTTACCCAATGAATTCACATATAGTTCTTTAATTGATGCAAACTGTAAAGCTGGCAATCTAGGTGAAGCTTTCATGCTGGCTGATGAGATGTTGCAGGAACATGTTGACTTGAACATTGTTACATACACGACTTTGCTGGATGGCCTTTGTGAAGAAGGGATGATGAACGAAGCAGAAGAGTTATTTAGGGCAATGGGGAAAGCTGGGGTAACTCCTAACCTGCAAGCTTATACTGCCCTTATTCATGGGCACATCAAGGTTAGGAGCATGGATAAAGCCATGGAGTTATTCAAtgaaatgagagaaaaagatATCAAACCAGACATATTGCTTTGGGGAACCATTGTTTGGGGTCTTTGCAGTGAAAGAAAGCTTGAAGAATGTAAGATTATAATGACTGAAATGAAGGAGTCTGGTATTGGTGCCAACCCTGTCATATATACAACACTGATGGATGCTTACTTTAAGGCAGGGAATCGCACAGAAGCAATCAATCTGCTAGAAGAGATGCGGGACTTGGGTACTGAGGTTACAGTTGTGACATTTTGTGCATTAATTGACGGTTTATGCAAAAGGGGTTTAGTTCAAGAGGCAATTTATTACTTTGGCAGGATGCCAGACCATGATTTACAACCCAATGTTGCGGTTTATACAGCCCTTATTGATGGTCtttgtaaaaataattgtattggAGATGCGAAGAAGCTGTTTGATGAAATGCAAGACAAAAATATGATTCCAGATAAAATTGCTTATACTGCAATGATAGATGGAAATTTGAAGCATGGGAACTTTCAAGAAGCATTGAATATGCGAAACAAGATGATGGAAATGGGTATAGAACTTGATCTGTATGCATATACTTCCCTGGTCTGGGGGTTGTCACAATGTGGCCAAGTGCAGCAAGCAAGGAAGTTTCTTGCTGAGATGATTGGAAAGGGTATCATTCCTGATGAGACTCTGTGCACTCGACTATTGAGAAAGCATTATGAACTAGGAAATATCGATGAAGCTATTGAACTGCAAAATGAATTGGTGGAAAAGGGTCTAATTCATGGCAACAGCAATCCTGCAGTTCCTAATATTCAAACTCGAGATGAtttagatttttctaattttagaaaataa
- the LOC133696018 gene encoding plant UBX domain-containing protein 7-like — translation MERMLSENDEQSMVSSFLEIAVGQTAETARQFLQATSWKLEDAIQLFYVGNEGGAVASASHPPPTETWPEVLESGLKDLENEKVGHSDGEEVRAPLPVVRDTLYDDAMLYGASRTGYPPHEASSLIAFRNFDEEMKHPGVWESDQGSTSTTDNSRDNLASLYRPPFHLMFHGSFEKAKGAASVQDKWLLVNLQSTKEFSSHMLNRDTWANEAVAQTISTNFIFWQVYDDTSEGRKVCTYYKLDSIPVVLIVDPITGQKMHSWVGMVQPESLLEDLVPFMDGGPRDHHKTLSHKRQRGSSLTPPKSKALVSAYETKEEDEEVLRALAASMESMKDSSVIASNKKDIASNEKDDASTAKGEEKCSTRTPTYPPLPEEPSGDKSLLCRVGIRLPDGRRVQRNFLKTDPIQLLWSFCYSQLEEAGTKLFCLKEAIPGAKRLDSDSTMTFGDSGLANSMISVAWE, via the exons ATGGAGAGAATGTTATCTGAGAATGACGAGCAGAGTATGGTGTCTTCCTTCCTCGAGATCGCCGTTGGCCAAACTGCCGAGACTGCCCGTCAGTTCTTGCAG GCCACAAGCTGGAAGCTTGAAGATGCTATTCAGTTGTTCTATGTAGGCAATGAAGGTGGGGCTGTTGCATCTGCGTCGCATCCTCCGCCAACAGAAACCTGGCCAGAAGTACTTGAAAG TGGATTGAAGGACTTGGAAAATGAAAAGGTTGGACATAGTGATGGAGAGGAAGTACGTGCTCCTTTACCTGTTGTGAGGGATACCCTTTATGATGATGCAATGTTATATGG AGCATCAAGGACAGGATACCCACCACATGAAGCCAGTTCATTGATTGCATTCCGCAACTTTGATGAGGAAATGAAACATCCTGGTGTGTGGGAATCAGACCAAGGTTCTACATCCACGACAGATAACAGTCGAGACAATCTTGCTTCTTTATATCGTCCTCCTTTTCATCTGATGTTCCATGGATCATTTGAAAAG GCAAAAGGAGCTGCTTCTGTTCAGGACAAATGGCTTCTAGTGAACTTGCAATCCACGAAGGAGTTCAGCTCACATATG TTAAACCGGGATACATGGGCAAATGAAGCTGTTGCTCAAACGATCAGtactaattttatcttttggcAG GTATATGATGATACAAGTGAGGGACGGAAAGTTTGCACTTATTACAAATTGGATTCTATTCCAGTAGTCCTCATAGTAGACCCAATCACAGGACAAAAGATGCACTCATGGGTTGGAATGGTGCAGCCTGAGAGTTTGCTAGAG GATCTAGTACCATTTATGGACGGCGGTCCAAGAGATCATCACAAAACCCTATCTCATAAACGTCAAAGGGGTAGTTCTCTGACTCCACCAAAAAGCAAAG CTCTAGTGTCTGCTTATGAaactaaagaagaagatgaggaaGTGCTACGGGCATTAGCTGCTTCTATGGAGAGCATGAAAGACTCCAGTGTGATTGCTTCTAACAAAAAAGATATTGCTTCTAACGAAAAAGATGATGCTAGTACTGCTAAGGGAGAAGAAAAATGTTCGACTAGGACACCAACATATCCACCTCTGCCTGAAGAACCCAGCGGCGACAAGAGCCTCCTTTGCAGGGTTGGAATTCGTCTTCCTGATGGACGCAGAGTCCAAAGAAATTTCCTAAAAACTGATCCAATACAG CTGCTATGGTCATTCTGCTATTCTCAACTAGAAGAAGCTGGGACAAAGCTGTTTTGTTTGAAAGAGGCAATTCCAGGAGCAAAGCGTCTGGATTCTGATAGTACAATGACCTTTGGGGACTCGGGGTTGGCCAACTCTATGATCTCAGTTGCATGGGAGTGA
- the LOC133696017 gene encoding pentatricopeptide repeat-containing protein At5g13770, chloroplastic, translated as MAISSSPDWSAPSINSCRKPHKIIFPQTCKTLHFFPLPCFNIPVCHVNSSSSCPSPILEEEPISTNFPVIQLDLKLEDTQRYPIPDHPDKLNDFLCGVLQDPKSEELAYEYYKKAKEKPEFRPQRPVLKLLIRYLIQSDKWGLVLSLADDFKKYNVFPDSFTFSTLVSSCIRARRFKIVENLLENFKSDSKIAVLAFDSAMKGYNKLHMYGSTISVHEKMILAGIPLDSRCYCQIMKAYYKLGDAEKVVALFNEFESRKLDSKPMILRQIYKILCLSLGRSGQAFQALEYSRDMRKKGILEDSSIYSSLICSFANIREVEVAEELFKEALEKRMLRDPEIVLRLVLMYIEEGQMEKTIEIVKVMKGTANLKVSDCIFCAIVNGFSKRRGFSAAVKVYEELKYDGCDPGQVTYASVINAYCRAGLYSKAEMVFSEMEERGFDKCVVAYSSMISMYGKTGRARDATRLVAKMKLKGCEPNVWIYNSLLDMHGRAKNLRQVEKLWKEMKRRKVAPDKVTYSSVISAYNKSKEYEMCVRYYHEYRINGGVIDGAMAGIMAGVFSKISRIDELVKLLRDMKSEGTPIDERLYRSATNAMRDAGLDIQAKWLQDSFRAK; from the coding sequence ATGGCCATTTCCAGTTCTCCAGACTGGTCAGCACCTTCCATTAACTCTTGCAGAAAGCCCCACAAGATTATCTTCCCTCAAACATGCAAAACCCTTCACTTTTTCCCTCTCCCGTGCTTCAATATTCCTGTTTGTCACGTGAATTCTTCTTCTAGCTGTCCATCCCCTATCCTAGAAGAAGAGCCGATATCCACGAATTTTCCTGTCATCCAActggacttgaaacttgaagATACCCAACGCTATCCAATTCCAGATCATCCAGACaagttaaatgattttttatgtggGGTTCTGCAAGATCCCAAGTCTGAAGAACTAGCATACGAGTACTataagaaagcaaaagaaaagccAGAATTTAGGCCACAAAGACCAGTGCTAAAGCTTCTAATAAGGTACTTGATTCAATCAGATAAATGGGGTTTGGTTTTGTCGTTGGCTGAtgactttaaaaaatacaacgTGTTCCCAGATAGTTTTACTTTTTCAACTCTGGTTAGTAGTTGCATTAGAGCTAGAAGATTCAAGATTGTAGAGaatttacttgaaaattttaaatctgaTAGTAAAATTGCTGTTTTGGCTTTTGATTCAGCAATGAAAGGGTATAATAAGCTACATATGTATGGTAGCACAATCTCTGTACACGAAAAGATGATATTAGCAGGCATTCCTTTGGATTCTAGGTGTTATTGTCAGATAATGAAGGCCTATTATAAATTAGGTGATGCAGAGAAAGTTGTTGCATTGTTTAACGAGTTTGAAAGTAGAAAACTGGATTCAAAACCAATGATTTTAAGACAAATATACAAGATATTATGTTTGTCATTGGGGAGATCAGGCCAAGCTTTTCAAGCTCTTGAATACTCTAGAGACAtgagaaagaaaggaattttgGAGGACTCTTCAATTTACTCTTCCTTAATCTGTTCATTTGCAAATATTCGAGAAGTAGAGGTCGCCGAAGAGCTTTTCAAAGAAGCTCTAGAGAAGAGAATGTTAAGGGATCCCGAAATTGTTTTGAGGCTTGTTTTGATGTATATAGAAGAAGGGCAAATGGAGAAGACAATTGAGATTGTTAAGGTAATGAAGGGTACTGCTAATCTGAAGGTGTCTGATTGCATTTTCTGTGCAATTGTCAATGGCTTTTCCAAAAGGAGAGGGTTCAGTGCAGCTGTTAAGGTTTATGAGGAGTTGAAATATGATGGTTGTGATCCAGGACAGGTGACATATGCTTCTGTAATAAATGCCTATTGCCGAGCTGGGCTTTATTCTAAAGCTGAAATGGTGTTTTCTGAGATGGAGGAAAGGGGGTTTGACAAATGTGTTGTGGCATACTCTAGCATGATCTCAATGTATGGGAAAACTGGCAGGGCAAGAGATGCAACGAGGCTTGTAGCAAAGATGAAACTAAAAGGTTGTGAGCCAAATGTATGGATATACAATTCTTTGTTGGACATGCATGGGAGAGCCAAGAATTTAAGGCAGGTGGAGAAGCTATGGAAGGAAATGAAGAGAAGGAAAGTGGCACCAGATAAAGTGACTTACAGTAGTGTTATAAGTGCTTATAACAAGTCCAAGGAGTACGAGATGTGCGTGAGGTATTACCATGAGTACAGGATTAATGGGGGTGTGATTGACGGGGCAATGGCAGGAATTATGGCTGgagttttctctaaaattagTCGGATTGACGAGTTGGTGAAGCTTTTAAGAGACATGAAATCTGAAGGAACACCAATAGACGAGAGGCTTTATAGATCCGCTACGAATGCAATGAGGGATGCTGGACTGGATATCCAAGCCAAATGGTTGCAAGACAGCTTCAGGGCAAAGTAA
- the LOC133695622 gene encoding protein SLOW GREEN 1, chloroplastic-like — translation MNLTLATSLLHLKTPSSFNSPSLLHFTTLKSHNSTSTPPLKIPKASSHSSSNDTFKNPLTQTLKTLTKTAILIGVTASMTGKFPVLPAKAENPAALTEQNPTLEEEEEGIEKHQNQNQSDASTPLQAFLESNAEAIESLKSLLQQKLEKGQDDDALNILKQLVSAQPEVTEWKFLMARLLNEMCRVQDARNVFEEILVANPLSFEALFENALLMERSGEGDAVIRRLREALDIAEEENKVKEARDVRLIMAQIQFLQKNVEEALESYQELSKEDPKDFRPYFCRGMIYSLLDRNEEAKEQFAKYRELSPKKFEVEGYLRTSLSRMKLFGSNEKN, via the coding sequence ATGAACTTAACTCTAGCCACTTCTCTTCTCCACCTCAAAACCCCTTCTTCCTTCAACTCACCTTCGCTTCTCCATTTCACCACTCTCAAATCCCACAATTCCACTTCGACCCCTCCTCTCAAAATACCAAAAGCCTCCTCCCACTCCTCCTCAAATGACACTTTCAAAAACCCactaacccaaaccctaaaaacTCTCACCAAAACAGCAATTTTGATCGGTGTTACAGCTTCCATGACTGGTAAATTCCCTGTACTGCCTGCAAAAGCTGAAAACCCGGCAGCTCTCACTGAACAAAACCCGACCCtcgaagaagaagaggaaggcaTAGAGAAACATCAAAACCAGAACCAAAGTGACGCATCGACTCCTTTACAAGCATTCCTAGAATCTAATGCTGAAGCAATTGAGTCTCTAAAATCACTTTTACAACAGAAGCTTGAAAAGGGCCAAGACGACGacgctttaaatattttaaagcagTTAGTATCTGCGCAACCGGAGGTTACTGAATGGAAGTTTTTGATGGCAAGATTGCTGAATGAAATGTGCCGGGTCCAAGACGCTCGCAATGTGTTTGAAGAAATTCTCGTTGCGAATCCCTTGTCTTTTGAGGCATTGTTCGAGAATGCACTATTAATGGAGCGCAGTGGAGAAGGAGACGCGGTTATTAGGAGGTTACGAGAGGCTTTAGATATTGCAGAAGAGGAGAATAAAGTGAAAGAAGCGAGGGACGTGAGGTTGATTATGGCTCAGATACAGTTTCTGCAAAAGAACGTGGAGGAGGCGCTGGAGAGTTATCAAGAGTTGTCGAAGGAGGATCCTAAAGATTTCAGGCCTTATTTTTGTAGAGGGATGATATACAGTTTGCTTGATAGAAACGAGGAGGCAAAAGAGCAGTTTGCCAAGTATCGCGAactttctccaaagaagtttgAGGTGGAGGGATATTTGAGGACCTCGTTATCAAGGATGAAGCTTTTTGGGTCGAACGAGAAGAATTGA
- the LOC133696024 gene encoding pentatricopeptide repeat-containing protein At1g73400, mitochondrial-like yields MRKFPTCLFAFKRNHHSLSFYRNVSPSFSLIPKTLNSPSLSFPFAFLPANVTPMCSYCSQVAPLEQTIERSGRRNRVRECDVDKICETIMGSSSFSNCDHNDHNLEKNLDQLGLELTTDLVLNVLGRLHFEEKTSFRFFMWAGHQKNYSHEPCAYNEMIDILTSTKYKAKQFRIVCDMLDYMKRNNKNVVPVEVLLTILRNYTEKYLTRVQKFAKKKRIRVKTQPEINAFNLLLDALCKCCLAEDAEGLFKRVKNKVKPDANTYNVMFFGWCRVRNPTRGMKVLEEMIQLGHTPDSFTYITAIDAFCRAGMVNEAAELFEFMRTKGSTMSSPTAKTYAIMIGALVRNNRMDECFKLLEDMINSGCLPDVSTFKELIEGMCSAGKIDEAYRFLQEMGNKGYPPDIVTYNCFLKVLCENKNSEEALRLYERMIEAGCFPSVQTHNMLISMFFEMGDPDGAFETWYEMDKRGCAQDVDTYIVMIDGLFGCNKVEDACFLIEDIVNKGMKLPYQKFDSFLMQLSVIGNIRAIHRLSEHMRTFHNPSMARRYVLNQKRKSMSVRGR; encoded by the coding sequence ATGAGGAAATTTCCTACATGTTTATTTGCTTTCAAAAGAAATCACCATTCTTTGTCTTTCTACAGAAATGTTAGCCCTTCGTTTTCTCTTATTCCAAAAACCTTAAATTCGCCCTCCCTATCATTTCCCTTTGCTTTCTTGCCTGCTAATGTTACTCCTATGTGCTCATATTGCTCTCAAGTTGCCCCATTAGAACAGACAATCGAGAGGAGTGGTAGAAGAAATCGTGTTAGAGAGTGTGATGTTGATAAAATCTGCGAAACTATAATGGGCAGCTCTAGTTTCTCGAATTGTGATCATAATGATCATAATTTGGAGAAAAACCTTGACCAACTTGGGTTAGAGCTGACTACTGACCTGGTCCTTAATGTTCTTGGTAGGCTTCATTTTGAGGAAAAAACTTCGTTTAGATTCTTTATGTGGGCAGGGCATCAAAAGAATTATTCCCACGAGCCTTGTGCTTATAACGAAATGATTGATATTTTGACTAGTACGAAATATAAGGCGAAGCAGTTTCGAATAGTCTGCGATATGCTTGATTACATGAAGAGGAATAACAAGAATGTTGTTCCTGTTGAGGTTTTGTTAACCATTTTGAGGAATTATACAGAGAAGTATCTGACCCGTGTTCAGAAATTTGCCAAGAAGAAGAGGATAAGGGTGAAGACGCAGCCGGAGATCAATGCCTTTAACTTGTTGTTGGATGCTTTATGCAAGTGTTGTTTGGCTGAGGATGCTGAAGGATTGTTTAAGAGGGTGAAGAACAAGGTTAAGCCTGATGCTAACACTTATAATGTAATGTTTTTTGGCTGGTGTAGAGTTAGAAATCCGACTAGAGGAATGAAGGTTTTGGAGGAAATGATCCAACTTGGTCATACCCCTGATAGTTTTACCTACATTACTGCCATCGATGCATTTTGCAGAGCAGGGATGGTGAACGAGGCAGCTGAACTTTTTGAGTTCATGAGAACGAAAGGTTCAACTATGTCATCGCCCACTGCAAAAACTTATGCAATCATGATTGGGGCTCTGGTACGGAATAATAGAATGGACGAGTGCTTTAAGCTTCTAGAGGATATGATAAACAGCGGTTGCCTCCCTGATGTTTCAACATTCAAAGAATTGATCGAAGGGATGTGTTCGGCTGGGAAGATTGATGAAGCTTATAGATTTTTGCAAGAAATGGGAAACAAAGGTTATCCTCCTGATATAGTTACTTACAACTGCTTTCTCAAGGTCCTCTGTGAGAATAAAAATAGTGAAGAAGCACTTAGGCTTTATGAAAGAATGATTGAAGCGGGTTGCTTTCCTAGTGTGCAGACTCATAATATGCtgatttcaatgttttttgaGATGGGTGATCCTGATGGGGCATTCGAGACTTGGTATGAGATGGATAAGAGAGGCTGTGCACAGGATGTAGATACTTACATTGTGATGATCGATGGGCTTTTTGGTTGCAATAAAGTAGAGGATGCATGCTTTCTGATAGAAGATATCGTGAACAAGGGAATGAAATTGCCATATCAGAAGTTTGACTCATTTCTGATGCAGCTTTCAGTGATCGGTAATATCCGAGCCATCCACAGACTCTCAGAGCACATGAGGACATTTCATAATCCTTCTATGGCAAGACGTTATGTActaaatcaaaagagaaaaagcATGAGCGTTAGAGGGAGGTGA